Proteins encoded together in one Psychrobacter sanguinis window:
- a CDS encoding spermidine synthase, with protein MKLSFKRLQTDSLLVLSVFIVASCGLAYELIAGALASYVLGDSVLQFSTIIGTYLFAMGIGSHLSKYVPEEKVLQRFIEIEILVGLVGGLSAIALFLAFAWLPTFKAILYAMVMCIGILVGMEIPLVMRIFNSQKQAFHELVSRVLTFDYLGALAVSLLFPLVLAPMLGLARSAVLFGILNVMVAGWTAWHFYPKVAVLSNKGLNGEKLTAQQLKAERIKHHKVRNRLIVRILMAMILLLVGMLYADRLVGLSEQKLFKAPVIFATNSPYQRLIVTEKNGYIQLFLNGNLQFSTRDEYRYHEALVHPIMQKLSDSTRATKPKLKVLILGGGDGMAAREVLKYDSVEHITLVDLDPKMTDFFANTPRFQKLNSNSMNDPRVSVINADAYKWLESNQGLFDAIIIDLPDPSHYSLAKLYSEPMYHQVRDHLTAEGLVVVQSTSPYYAPRSFWSIDKTLQLAGFKTTPYHAYVPSFGEWGFIVGSPNTTFEPPTHYDLPMAFLTPSVSREMFSFPPDMQPIEVEPNTLDKQILVHYYLKDWSDE; from the coding sequence ATGAAACTGTCCTTTAAACGTTTGCAAACCGACTCACTATTGGTGCTGTCGGTTTTTATCGTTGCTTCCTGTGGTCTGGCCTACGAGCTGATAGCAGGAGCGCTGGCAAGTTATGTACTAGGCGACTCGGTATTACAGTTTTCGACCATTATTGGTACTTACTTGTTTGCCATGGGTATCGGATCGCATTTGTCAAAGTACGTACCTGAAGAAAAAGTGTTGCAACGCTTTATCGAGATTGAAATATTGGTGGGGCTGGTTGGTGGTCTGTCTGCTATTGCACTGTTTTTAGCATTTGCCTGGTTGCCTACCTTTAAAGCCATACTTTATGCCATGGTAATGTGTATAGGTATTCTGGTGGGGATGGAAATCCCGCTGGTGATGCGTATCTTTAATTCTCAAAAGCAAGCTTTCCATGAGTTGGTTAGCCGGGTCTTAACCTTTGACTACCTAGGGGCTTTGGCGGTTTCTTTATTATTCCCATTGGTATTGGCGCCCATGCTTGGGTTGGCCCGTTCGGCAGTGTTATTCGGTATTTTGAATGTAATGGTCGCCGGTTGGACCGCTTGGCATTTTTATCCTAAAGTAGCAGTGCTGAGTAACAAAGGATTAAATGGTGAAAAGCTGACTGCACAGCAACTAAAAGCGGAACGTATTAAGCATCATAAGGTCAGAAATAGACTCATCGTGCGTATTTTGATGGCAATGATACTGTTATTGGTAGGTATGCTTTATGCGGATCGATTGGTAGGTCTGTCTGAACAAAAGCTATTTAAAGCGCCAGTCATTTTTGCCACCAATTCTCCTTATCAGCGTCTGATAGTCACTGAAAAGAATGGTTATATTCAGTTGTTTTTGAACGGCAACTTGCAGTTTTCTACCCGCGATGAATACCGGTATCATGAAGCCTTAGTGCATCCAATAATGCAAAAACTCAGTGACAGTACGCGAGCCACTAAGCCGAAATTAAAGGTACTTATTTTAGGCGGTGGTGATGGTATGGCGGCTCGAGAGGTACTCAAGTATGACTCTGTTGAGCATATTACTTTGGTCGATTTAGACCCAAAAATGACTGATTTTTTTGCCAATACCCCGCGTTTTCAGAAGTTAAATAGCAATTCGATGAATGATCCAAGGGTATCAGTGATTAATGCTGATGCTTATAAATGGCTTGAGAGCAATCAAGGACTATTTGATGCGATTATTATAGATTTGCCAGACCCTTCTCATTATAGCTTGGCGAAGCTGTATTCGGAGCCTATGTACCATCAGGTTCGAGATCATTTAACCGCTGAAGGATTGGTGGTGGTGCAGTCTACCTCACCTTATTATGCGCCAAGGTCGTTTTGGTCTATTGATAAAACCTTACAGTTAGCAGGTTTTAAGACCACTCCTTATCATGCTTATGTGCCATCTTTTGGAGAGTGGGGCTTTATTGTGGGTAGTCCCAATACTACCTTTGAGCCACCGACTCATTATGATTTGCCTATGGCTTTCTTGACCCCATCTGTGAGTAGAGAGATGTTCAGTTTTCCACCGGACATGCAGCCGATTGAGGTTGAGCCAAATACTTTAGATAAGCAAATATTGGTGCATTATTATCTAAAAGATTGGTCAGATGAGTAG
- the msrAB gene encoding bifunctional peptide-methionine (S)-S-oxide reductase MsrA/peptide-methionine (R)-S-oxide reductase MsrB produces MSHSSPQTLAKKRPQLKRIALLTGFIVASGTLLPACGKVSQDNSTKPTAESSNTGITDSRDMLPSDVLNQLKKLPQLTQGLGNTGSQVIDSNKPTLVKFWASWCPLCLGTLEETESWRKDKAFAGLNVISVASPGHLNEKEASDFKQWYAGVQADYPKLPVLIDSSGSLINQLGVQVYPSWAILDKKGNLVRLVKGNLTNEQAYALAENAGNDFKDLKNSKAKPTAVGADSQQQAQSSTSKSKNGVYYNSAGTPINTKTIYLAGGCFWGLEAYMERVDGVVDAISGYANGNPNVKDPSYEQVIAGSGHAETVKVVYDADKIDLETVLKYYFRVIDPTSLNKQGNDRGVQYRTGIYYTDAADKAIIDRALQQLKGKYSQKIVVEEKPLANFALAEEYHQDYLAKNPNGYCHIDLSLADDKVQASGSSGTKKLTEATTVQQALDPKRYANFDKNALKNTLTKSQYDITQKAGTERAFSHEYDHLFAPGIYVDVVSGEPLFLSTHKYDSGCGWPSFWQPIAPEVITEHKDMAFNMVRTEVRSRVADSHLGHVFNDGPKDKTGLRYCINGGALQFIPVDKMPQSGYGVFVDMVKTK; encoded by the coding sequence ATGTCACATTCATCTCCCCAAACCCTCGCTAAAAAACGTCCACAATTAAAACGTATCGCTTTACTAACGGGGTTTATTGTCGCGAGCGGCACCTTATTGCCTGCCTGCGGGAAAGTATCTCAAGACAACAGTACTAAGCCCACAGCGGAGTCCTCAAATACAGGGATTACCGATAGCCGTGACATGCTGCCAAGCGACGTACTTAATCAGTTAAAAAAATTGCCTCAATTAACCCAAGGTCTGGGTAATACTGGTAGTCAGGTAATTGATAGCAATAAGCCAACCTTAGTGAAGTTTTGGGCGAGTTGGTGTCCATTATGCTTAGGTACATTAGAAGAAACAGAAAGCTGGCGCAAGGATAAAGCCTTTGCCGGGTTAAACGTCATTAGTGTCGCAAGTCCCGGTCACTTGAATGAAAAAGAGGCGTCAGACTTTAAACAGTGGTATGCAGGGGTGCAAGCGGATTATCCAAAGCTACCGGTTTTAATTGACAGCTCAGGCAGCTTGATAAATCAACTGGGTGTTCAGGTTTATCCCAGTTGGGCCATTTTAGATAAAAAAGGCAATTTAGTGCGTTTGGTAAAAGGCAACTTAACCAATGAGCAAGCGTATGCTTTAGCGGAAAACGCAGGCAATGACTTTAAAGATCTTAAAAATAGCAAAGCCAAGCCCACAGCGGTAGGAGCTGACAGTCAGCAACAAGCTCAGTCTTCAACGTCTAAAAGTAAGAATGGGGTATATTACAACTCTGCTGGCACACCGATTAATACCAAAACAATTTATCTAGCAGGTGGCTGTTTTTGGGGTCTTGAGGCTTACATGGAGCGTGTCGATGGGGTAGTAGATGCTATCTCAGGATATGCCAATGGTAATCCCAACGTCAAAGACCCAAGTTATGAACAAGTTATCGCGGGCTCTGGTCATGCTGAAACTGTAAAAGTGGTATATGATGCGGATAAAATAGACTTAGAAACGGTATTAAAATATTACTTTAGGGTCATTGATCCGACCAGCTTAAATAAGCAAGGTAATGATAGGGGTGTGCAGTATCGTACCGGTATTTACTATACGGACGCAGCTGATAAAGCCATTATTGACCGAGCGTTGCAGCAGCTTAAAGGTAAATACAGTCAGAAAATTGTGGTTGAGGAAAAACCTTTGGCAAACTTCGCATTGGCCGAAGAGTACCATCAAGATTATTTGGCCAAAAACCCTAATGGTTATTGCCACATTGATTTGAGCCTAGCCGATGACAAAGTACAAGCGTCTGGTAGCAGTGGCACCAAAAAATTGACAGAGGCCACGACGGTACAGCAAGCGTTAGATCCTAAACGCTATGCTAATTTTGATAAAAACGCCCTTAAAAATACGTTGACCAAATCGCAGTATGATATTACCCAAAAGGCGGGAACAGAGCGTGCGTTTAGCCATGAGTACGATCACTTATTTGCGCCAGGTATCTATGTTGATGTGGTGAGTGGTGAACCCTTATTTTTATCCACTCATAAGTATGACTCAGGCTGTGGTTGGCCGAGTTTTTGGCAGCCGATAGCCCCCGAGGTTATTACAGAGCATAAAGATATGGCCTTTAATATGGTGCGTACCGAAGTACGTTCACGTGTTGCAGACTCTCATTTGGGTCATGTGTTTAATGATGGTCCTAAAGACAAAACTGGGTTACGTTATTGCATCAATGGCGGCGCATTACAGTTTATTCCGGTTGATAAGATGCCACAGTCAGGATATGGGGTATTTGTGGATATGGTAAAAACCAAATAG
- a CDS encoding ATP-binding cassette domain-containing protein, whose amino-acid sequence MSHIRLENVSKIFDATPSEANTVLSLLEQGMSSAEVREKTGHSVGLYNVDLSIEAGELHCIMGLSGSGKSTLIRHINRLIDPTQGKIWIDCDSKQTQTGGNTNKAINNDFIHSDNVEFLVPNEATTSRSIINVLTLNDPQLQSFRQNNVSMVFQHFGLVPHMTVIQNVAYGLRVRKVPKAERHEIARHWLNEVGLEGVESSYPDELSGGMQQRVGLARALAVDTPILLMDEAFSALDPLIRGQLQDQLLQLQDKLNKTIVFITHDIDEAIKLGSRISILNGGRLVQTGTSQQLREHPADDYVARFMVARS is encoded by the coding sequence ATGAGCCATATACGTTTAGAAAATGTCAGCAAAATTTTTGATGCCACGCCTAGTGAGGCGAATACAGTGTTGTCATTGCTTGAGCAAGGCATGAGCAGTGCTGAAGTGCGTGAAAAAACGGGCCATTCTGTTGGCTTGTATAATGTTGACCTAAGTATTGAAGCCGGAGAGCTACACTGCATTATGGGTTTGTCAGGGTCAGGTAAATCTACCTTAATTCGACATATTAATCGCTTGATTGATCCGACGCAGGGAAAGATTTGGATTGATTGTGATTCCAAACAAACACAGACTGGGGGCAACACAAACAAGGCAATAAATAATGACTTTATTCATAGCGATAATGTCGAGTTTTTAGTGCCTAATGAAGCGACCACATCACGTTCAATCATTAACGTATTGACCTTAAATGACCCGCAATTACAAAGCTTTCGCCAAAATAATGTAAGTATGGTATTTCAACATTTTGGGTTGGTACCACACATGACAGTGATTCAAAACGTGGCTTATGGACTGCGAGTGCGTAAAGTACCCAAAGCTGAGCGTCATGAGATTGCTCGGCATTGGCTTAATGAGGTAGGTCTTGAAGGTGTGGAGAGTAGTTATCCTGATGAACTATCAGGTGGTATGCAGCAGCGCGTGGGCTTAGCGCGGGCTCTGGCAGTAGACACCCCGATTTTACTGATGGACGAGGCCTTTTCTGCTTTAGACCCTTTAATCAGAGGGCAGTTGCAAGATCAGCTGCTACAGCTTCAAGATAAGTTAAACAAAACCATTGTCTTCATTACCCATGACATCGACGAAGCGATAAAGCTTGGTAGTCGTATTAGTATTCTTAATGGGGGCCGGTTGGTACAGACCGGTACTTCACAGCAATTGCGTGAACATCCTGCTGATGATTACGTTGCAAGATTTATGGTTGCCAGAAGCTAG
- a CDS encoding glycine betaine ABC transporter substrate-binding protein, whose translation MFLSSQVFAACGDDQNSPIKFGSLTWESGQFISAVLQIIAEEGYGCTTESVPGTGPALETALAQDDIQVIGEQWVGRSPIMEEAIAANKAAVIGSTLQGGATQGWYVPKYVLEDNPELKDYKNLAKFSHLFTDPENPKNARFMNCPTGWTCEVFNSHILKNLGLTQPNAQGVKFNNVHPGTGAALDAEISSAFEQHKPLLFYYWQPTGLMAKYDFAPIAFPEHDEKCWDKLLDAKSNTDCVSGFPVSELGIAVSKPFISQQPQLLEAFNKVQFSPDTLNGAILEMNESKRSGEEQAKLFLQQNPEVWKDWLTPEAANRLASNLNISLTSDSESQASENNMAVNSTASAFAWFPEWSFETKLNNSLSYVVQNFGEVFRSISHVALTYLLLPIENLLKVTPPWLILGLIALLGWFATRKIWFAVACGAGLFLIGAFGLWPALVQTMALLIVSVLVTMVIGIPIGILMAGSNVLRKVVTPVLDVMQTMPSFVYLIPVLMLFGIGKVPALFATVIYALPPLIRLTMLGIKQVPHEMVEAGRSFGSTHTQLLFWIKLPQALPNIMAGVNQAVMMSLSMVVLASMIGAPGLGEDVLQSIQTLNIGQGLQAGTAIVIMAIIIDRITQAFGQGRRARNELINHGHHYYNTPKPHN comes from the coding sequence TTGTTTTTATCCTCGCAAGTATTTGCTGCTTGTGGTGATGATCAGAACAGTCCTATTAAGTTTGGGTCCCTGACTTGGGAGAGTGGTCAGTTCATCTCTGCTGTACTGCAGATTATTGCTGAAGAGGGCTATGGCTGTACTACAGAGTCTGTACCCGGAACAGGACCGGCTTTGGAGACGGCTTTAGCACAAGATGATATCCAAGTTATTGGAGAGCAGTGGGTAGGTCGTTCTCCTATCATGGAGGAGGCCATCGCTGCTAATAAGGCTGCGGTAATAGGCAGTACCTTGCAAGGTGGTGCAACTCAAGGTTGGTATGTGCCGAAGTATGTGCTAGAAGATAATCCTGAGCTAAAAGACTATAAAAATTTAGCAAAGTTTAGTCATTTATTTACCGACCCTGAAAATCCTAAAAACGCCCGATTCATGAATTGTCCGACGGGCTGGACTTGTGAAGTATTTAATAGTCATATATTGAAGAATTTAGGCTTAACTCAGCCCAATGCCCAAGGTGTAAAGTTTAATAATGTACATCCAGGTACCGGCGCTGCCCTAGATGCAGAGATTTCTTCAGCATTCGAGCAGCACAAGCCCTTGTTGTTTTATTATTGGCAGCCTACCGGTTTGATGGCAAAGTATGACTTTGCTCCGATAGCCTTTCCTGAGCATGATGAAAAATGTTGGGATAAGTTGTTAGATGCCAAAAGTAACACAGATTGTGTTTCCGGCTTTCCAGTCTCCGAGCTTGGAATAGCGGTCTCTAAGCCATTCATCAGTCAACAGCCGCAGTTATTAGAAGCATTCAATAAAGTTCAGTTCTCGCCCGATACGCTTAATGGGGCGATATTGGAGATGAATGAAAGCAAGCGTAGTGGGGAAGAGCAAGCGAAGCTGTTCTTGCAACAAAATCCTGAGGTTTGGAAAGACTGGTTGACGCCAGAAGCGGCAAACCGTCTCGCTAGCAACTTAAATATCTCTTTAACGTCAGATTCAGAATCACAAGCTTCTGAAAATAATATGGCAGTTAATAGTACGGCTTCAGCGTTTGCATGGTTTCCAGAATGGTCTTTTGAGACCAAGCTCAATAATTCATTGAGTTATGTGGTACAGAACTTTGGAGAAGTTTTTAGATCGATTAGTCATGTGGCACTCACGTATCTCTTATTACCCATTGAAAATCTATTAAAGGTTACTCCGCCTTGGCTCATTTTGGGTCTTATTGCACTGCTCGGATGGTTTGCGACCCGTAAGATTTGGTTTGCTGTGGCATGCGGGGCAGGGCTATTCTTAATTGGTGCGTTTGGGTTATGGCCAGCATTGGTACAGACTATGGCGTTATTGATTGTCTCAGTTTTAGTAACCATGGTGATTGGTATTCCCATTGGAATTTTGATGGCAGGTAGCAATGTGCTACGTAAGGTGGTGACCCCTGTACTTGATGTCATGCAGACCATGCCGAGCTTTGTGTATTTAATTCCGGTATTAATGCTATTTGGTATTGGTAAAGTACCTGCTTTATTTGCCACGGTAATTTATGCCTTGCCACCTCTTATTCGTCTGACCATGCTCGGTATTAAACAGGTTCCTCATGAAATGGTAGAGGCTGGTCGTTCTTTTGGTAGCACCCATACCCAGTTATTATTTTGGATTAAGTTGCCTCAAGCGTTGCCTAATATTATGGCGGGCGTGAATCAGGCAGTTATGATGTCGCTATCTATGGTGGTCTTGGCCTCTATGATCGGCGCACCAGGACTTGGTGAGGATGTGTTGCAGTCGATTCAGACCTTAAACATAGGGCAAGGCTTACAGGCAGGAACGGCAATTGTCATTATGGCGATCATTATTGACCGTATTACCCAAGCCTTTGGTCAGGGACGTCGTGCCCGTAATGAATTAATCAATCACGGTCATCATTATTATAACACTCCTAAGCCTCATAATTAA
- a CDS encoding coniferyl aldehyde dehydrogenase, with protein MSQSIITTTEQLNDQFEHMYALSRKSPLNSWTDREALLDSLENMLSDNKQVFADTISQDFGHRSKDETQFAELFPSFQGIAHAKKHGKSWMKTRRVGISALYRPAHNEIQPQPLGLVGIMVPWNYPLFLAIGPMIDALAAGNRIMIKMSESAPLFAEAFAQAVSEHFSADMVSVVVGDVELAVAFSELAFDHLLYTGSTSVGKKVMAAAAPNLTPVTLELGGKSPVIVLDDVNLENVVNRVMMGKTLNAGQTCIAPDYVLINSSLHSKFVKLAKEWVKKHYPNIANNEDYTHIINDSQFRRIQGYLDKLPNEQVVPLTEVTANSETRLMPPVIVVNPDPESDVMQNELFAPVLPLVHINGLRDAIEFVNDRPRPLALYVFGEDNDDIEYVRNHTVSGGVGVNEVIMHVAQHELPFGGVGHSGIGAYHGKWGFERMSHMKPIFVQSKFNAMNVMLPPYSALFKKGLKFLTK; from the coding sequence ATGAGTCAGAGTATTATTACCACCACTGAGCAGTTGAATGATCAGTTCGAGCATATGTATGCTTTAAGCCGCAAAAGTCCACTGAATTCATGGACGGACAGAGAGGCTTTACTCGATAGTCTGGAAAATATGCTGAGTGACAATAAGCAGGTTTTTGCAGATACCATCAGTCAGGATTTTGGACATCGTAGCAAAGATGAGACTCAGTTTGCAGAGTTATTCCCAAGCTTCCAAGGTATCGCCCATGCCAAAAAGCATGGTAAGTCTTGGATGAAAACACGACGTGTGGGAATATCAGCCTTGTATCGTCCTGCCCATAATGAAATTCAACCACAGCCGCTAGGTCTGGTTGGTATTATGGTGCCTTGGAACTATCCTTTATTTTTGGCCATAGGTCCTATGATTGATGCGTTAGCAGCGGGCAACCGTATCATGATTAAAATGAGTGAATCGGCTCCCTTATTTGCTGAGGCTTTCGCTCAAGCGGTTTCAGAACATTTCTCAGCAGATATGGTCTCGGTAGTGGTAGGCGATGTGGAGTTAGCTGTTGCTTTTAGTGAGCTTGCTTTTGATCATCTGCTTTATACCGGTTCAACCAGTGTGGGTAAGAAAGTTATGGCTGCTGCTGCACCAAATCTTACCCCTGTTACTCTAGAGCTTGGTGGTAAATCACCGGTTATCGTATTGGATGACGTTAACTTAGAAAATGTAGTCAATCGAGTGATGATGGGCAAGACCTTAAATGCCGGTCAGACCTGTATTGCACCCGATTATGTTTTGATAAATTCTTCCTTGCACAGCAAGTTTGTGAAACTTGCTAAAGAGTGGGTGAAAAAGCATTATCCCAATATCGCCAACAATGAAGACTATACCCACATTATCAATGACAGTCAGTTTAGACGAATCCAAGGTTACTTAGACAAATTACCTAACGAACAGGTAGTGCCTTTAACTGAAGTGACAGCAAACTCGGAGACGCGTCTGATGCCGCCGGTTATCGTGGTAAATCCTGATCCTGAAAGCGATGTTATGCAAAATGAATTATTTGCGCCTGTGTTACCTCTAGTGCATATCAATGGTCTTCGAGATGCGATCGAGTTTGTTAATGACCGTCCACGTCCCTTAGCTCTATATGTATTTGGCGAAGATAATGACGATATCGAATATGTCCGCAATCACACAGTTTCAGGCGGTGTGGGCGTGAATGAGGTCATTATGCATGTGGCCCAGCATGAGCTACCATTTGGTGGTGTGGGTCATTCTGGTATTGGTGCCTATCACGGTAAGTGGGGATTTGAGCGTATGAGTCATATGAAACCAATCTTTGTTCAATCCAAATTTAACGCCATGAACGTTATGTTGCCCCCTTACAGTGCGCTGTTCAAAAAGGGATTAAAGTTTCTAACCAAATAA